In Arachis hypogaea cultivar Tifrunner chromosome 2, arahy.Tifrunner.gnm2.J5K5, whole genome shotgun sequence, a genomic segment contains:
- the LOC112722542 gene encoding small ribosomal subunit protein uS2-like — protein MVLQMKGTICLGLNWDVMVDLFFYREPEEAKQQEEEELPAAPEYAIQDFGAAGIAGFPAADGEWEAVTAEQSWTEPVPQQPIAAAHANWAPDAATGDWEPVPAPQASVPAPGGVAPTGWD, from the exons ATGGTTCTGCAGATGAAGGGTACTATTTGTCTGGGGCTTAATTGGGACGTGATG GTGGATTTATTCTTCTATAGAGAACCTGAAGAGGCcaagcaacaagaggaggaggaattaCCAGCTGCCCCAGAATATGCCATTCAAGATTTTGGTGCTGCTGGCATTGCCGGCTTCCCCGCAGCTGATGGGGAATGGGAGGCTGTTACAGCTGAACAATCCTGGACTGAACCAGTTCCTCAGCAACCCATTGCAGCTGCTCATGCTAACTGGGCCCCAGACGCCG CTACAGGTGATTGGGAGCCAGTTCCAGCTCCACAGGCATCCGTTCCTGCACCTGGAGGTGTTGCTCCCACTGGCTGGGACTAG